One window of Salvelinus sp. IW2-2015 unplaced genomic scaffold, ASM291031v2 Un_scaffold4071, whole genome shotgun sequence genomic DNA carries:
- the LOC112076834 gene encoding serine incorporator 4-like — MIKVYRYEFQKATCCFCCPDKEEEVEFVIDEDIKGCQKVIHNESQRVAYSYFFFHFVFFLASLYVMMTLTNWFRSISHSLGIGHPSKHTTTTQRCLDVGVTLK, encoded by the exons ATGATCAAAGTTTACCGCTATGAGTTCCAG AAAGCCACATGCTGCTTCTGCTGCCCTGACAAAGAGGAAG AGGTGGAGTTTGTGATTGATGAAGATATCAAGGGCTGCCAGAAGGTGATTCACAACGAGAGCCAGAGAGTGGCTTACAGCTACTTCTTCTTCCACTTCGTCTTCTTCCTGGCCTCYCTCTACGTCATGATGACCCTAACCAACTGGTTCAGGTCAATATCTCACTCACTGGGCATTGGACACCCcagcaaacacacaaccacaacacaacgtTGTCTCGATGTTGGCGTTACATTAAAATGA